A single region of the Parasphingorhabdus litoris DSM 22379 genome encodes:
- the gloB gene encoding hydroxyacylglutathione hydrolase codes for MLEIIRIPVLSDNYVWLVHEPESQETMVVDPAVAEPVMAEADRRGWKITQIWNTHWHPDHTGGNAAIKEATGCHITGPEAEKERIPTLDTLVKEGDRVRLGNVVADVLDVPAHTAGHIAFHIADQKVIFVGDTLFAMGCGRLFEGTAAQMFDNMQKLSKLSGDTKVYCAHEYTQANGEYALVAEPDNQALKERMDEVLAARAKGEATVPTTIAMEAATNPFMRATSVEQLAERRTAKDNF; via the coding sequence ATGCTAGAAATTATCCGTATCCCCGTATTGTCAGACAATTATGTCTGGCTGGTTCACGAGCCTGAATCTCAAGAGACTATGGTGGTCGACCCGGCAGTCGCAGAGCCTGTAATGGCAGAAGCAGACAGGCGTGGTTGGAAAATAACCCAGATATGGAACACGCATTGGCATCCGGATCATACGGGCGGTAATGCGGCGATTAAGGAAGCAACTGGGTGTCACATCACGGGGCCAGAGGCGGAAAAAGAGCGTATCCCAACGCTTGATACACTGGTGAAAGAAGGCGATCGGGTTCGTCTGGGTAATGTCGTGGCAGATGTCCTTGACGTTCCGGCTCACACAGCTGGTCACATCGCCTTTCATATCGCGGATCAGAAAGTTATTTTTGTGGGCGACACGCTATTCGCGATGGGTTGCGGACGCCTGTTCGAAGGAACGGCAGCGCAGATGTTCGATAACATGCAGAAGCTTTCCAAATTGTCAGGCGATACCAAGGTCTATTGCGCCCATGAATATACCCAGGCCAACGGTGAATATGCGTTGGTGGCTGAACCGGATAATCAAGCGCTCAAAGAGCGCATGGATGAAGTGCTCGCCGCGCGGGCGAAGGGTGAAGCGACAGTTCCAACGACCATCGCTATGGAAGCGGCGACGAACCCATTCATGCGGGCAACGTCGGTCGAACAATTGGCGGAACGGCGCACCGCAAAAGACAATTTTTAG
- a CDS encoding PdaC/SigV domain-containing protein: protein MVRKTENYTFEYGYPKSLVRDSQLSDYLKKDRDKEYTRFSTEADRDHTNSAAIAGNRPRLLPYDYQVHWREEADIPTYRSMVQHWYGFYGGAHGIYGAKSWIWNKVTNQMIKPKSLFYSTEAFDQALEKGFCKQLNIQRAEKRGQPVTTDSDDSFDQCIPASDQTIILGSTTGSGFDMIKICAGPYAAGPYVEGDYQVDLPVTQAIIDTVKPAYRQSFSIKR from the coding sequence ATGGTTAGGAAAACAGAGAACTATACGTTTGAATATGGCTATCCGAAATCACTCGTTCGCGATTCCCAATTGTCGGATTATCTTAAGAAAGATCGCGACAAGGAATATACAAGATTTTCAACCGAGGCAGATCGGGATCATACCAATAGCGCAGCAATTGCCGGCAACAGACCAAGACTCTTGCCTTATGACTATCAAGTCCACTGGCGAGAGGAAGCCGACATTCCGACGTATAGAAGCATGGTCCAGCATTGGTATGGTTTTTACGGTGGCGCCCATGGAATCTATGGTGCCAAAAGCTGGATCTGGAACAAAGTTACCAACCAGATGATCAAGCCTAAGTCATTGTTTTACAGCACCGAAGCCTTTGACCAAGCCTTGGAAAAGGGGTTTTGCAAGCAACTCAATATCCAACGCGCTGAGAAGCGGGGCCAACCAGTAACAACTGATAGCGATGACAGTTTTGACCAATGTATTCCGGCATCCGACCAAACGATCATATTGGGATCAACAACAGGTAGCGGCTTTGACATGATCAAAATCTGTGCTGGCCCCTATGCGGCCGGTCCCTATGTCGAGGGAGACTATCAAGTTGATCTTCCCGTAACCCAGGCGATCATCGACACTGTCAAACCAGCTTATCGCCAGAGCTTTTCAATCAAACGCTAG
- a CDS encoding quinone-dependent dihydroorotate dehydrogenase, producing MLYNLARPFIFALEAEKAHGLTIAGLKALPLGPAPKSDPVLASTVAGLDFPNPIGMAPGFDKNGEVPDALIRMGFGYAEVGTLTPRAQPGNPKPRIFRLPKDKAVINRLGFNNEGQEKATPRLKRMRKRMGKGVLGINIGANKDSDDRIADYVIGVENMAPLADYLTVNISSPNTPGLRALQDKGALEELLAAVMQARGDYKVPVFLKVAPDLEPADIDDIVDVTMKQKIDALIVSNTTITRPNLSSANQDETGGLSGAPLKDLALQRLKDFRKASGGKIPLIGVGGIANAEDAYERIRAGASLIQLYTAMIYEGPTMARAMSCGLAKRLKQDGFASVSDAVGADDK from the coding sequence ATGCTATACAATCTTGCCCGCCCATTTATTTTCGCGCTCGAAGCGGAGAAAGCCCATGGCCTTACCATTGCTGGACTAAAGGCCTTACCTTTGGGCCCAGCACCCAAATCTGACCCGGTTCTGGCCTCCACCGTCGCCGGTCTCGATTTTCCAAATCCCATCGGCATGGCACCCGGCTTTGACAAAAATGGCGAAGTGCCCGACGCGCTGATCCGCATGGGCTTTGGCTATGCAGAGGTTGGCACGCTCACGCCCCGCGCGCAGCCGGGCAATCCCAAGCCGCGAATATTTCGACTGCCGAAAGATAAGGCGGTCATCAACCGGTTGGGATTTAACAATGAGGGTCAGGAAAAAGCCACGCCGCGCCTGAAACGGATGCGCAAACGCATGGGTAAAGGCGTTCTGGGCATCAATATTGGTGCCAATAAGGACAGTGACGATCGGATTGCCGATTATGTTATTGGCGTCGAGAATATGGCACCGCTCGCAGATTATCTGACGGTCAATATTTCATCACCCAACACCCCCGGTCTCCGCGCATTGCAAGACAAAGGCGCATTGGAAGAATTGCTCGCAGCCGTCATGCAGGCACGGGGGGATTACAAGGTACCGGTATTTCTGAAAGTCGCTCCCGATCTCGAACCGGCGGATATTGATGACATTGTCGACGTCACCATGAAGCAAAAGATTGATGCGCTTATCGTTTCAAATACGACGATTACGCGCCCCAATCTAAGCTCTGCCAATCAGGACGAAACCGGTGGTCTTTCTGGCGCGCCGTTAAAAGATCTTGCGCTGCAACGGCTCAAGGATTTTCGCAAAGCAAGTGGCGGTAAGATTCCGCTCATTGGTGTCGGTGGTATCGCCAATGCCGAAGACGCTTATGAGCGTATCCGGGCCGGAGCCTCGCTCATCCAACTATATACAGCGATGATCTACGAAGGCCCAACTATGGCGCGTGCGATGAGCTGTGGACTGGCTAAACGATTGAAACAGGATGGATTTGCATCGGTTTCAGATGCCGTAGGAGCTGACGACAAATGA
- the ggt gene encoding gamma-glutamyltransferase: MICQKDKPSIKLGTMKKLLTLLAFFLLTPLAVPASAQNAGTAASAHPEATKAGFEMLQAGGSATDAAMAMMLALTVVEPQSSGIGGGGFLLHHDGKSGWMETIDGREMAPAAASSDRFLGEDGKPLGWRDAAPGGKSVGVPGNMRLMEMAHKKWGKLPWAKLFEPAIKLAEEGYAVSAPQYDWMKRLEKLWVKFPDMQKLYWRDGAPAPRGSIIKNPELGQLLRELQAGGADAFYTGKTVAAITAAVGKAPQNPSVLTQQDFDNYNAILRHPVCSTYREYRICGMGPPSSGATTVLQILGSIERFDMGALYEKEPARAWHVIGEAMRLAYADREKYLADQDFVSVPVAGLIDKGYLAKRSQMIALQRARPQTPGIEAYPAGNPPGALPRTAAISSEVTGTTHFTAVDGEGNIANMTSTVEGPFGSQLLARGMVLNNELTDFTFAPEKNGAPVANRVQAGKRPLSSMSPTIVYDAKGQPILALGSAGGKRIIMHVTKTLIGVLDYGLPLKDAMAMPNIYFGGSGLLIENDSDLIALKDDLARLGHTVVTNNLPSKLAGAQKTDKGWVGAVDPRSTGEAVSELP, encoded by the coding sequence ATGATTTGCCAAAAGGACAAGCCATCCATAAAACTTGGCACCATGAAAAAACTCCTGACTTTGCTCGCTTTTTTCCTGCTCACACCCCTCGCTGTTCCGGCCAGCGCACAAAATGCCGGCACCGCAGCTTCGGCACATCCTGAGGCCACCAAAGCCGGTTTTGAAATGCTCCAAGCGGGCGGCTCTGCGACCGATGCGGCCATGGCGATGATGCTGGCTCTGACTGTTGTCGAACCGCAATCGAGCGGCATTGGTGGCGGCGGCTTCTTGTTGCATCATGATGGTAAAAGCGGCTGGATGGAAACGATTGACGGGCGCGAAATGGCCCCTGCAGCGGCCTCTTCGGATCGCTTTCTCGGTGAAGATGGCAAACCCCTTGGTTGGCGCGACGCGGCTCCTGGCGGTAAATCCGTTGGTGTGCCTGGCAATATGCGCCTGATGGAAATGGCACATAAAAAATGGGGCAAACTGCCATGGGCAAAACTGTTCGAGCCAGCAATCAAACTGGCTGAAGAGGGCTATGCGGTGAGCGCGCCGCAATATGACTGGATGAAGCGGCTCGAAAAACTCTGGGTGAAATTCCCCGACATGCAAAAACTGTACTGGCGTGATGGTGCCCCTGCTCCGCGCGGTTCGATCATCAAGAATCCTGAACTCGGTCAATTGCTCCGGGAACTGCAAGCGGGCGGTGCGGATGCCTTTTATACGGGCAAGACAGTGGCAGCAATTACGGCAGCGGTCGGTAAAGCACCGCAAAATCCGTCGGTGCTGACACAGCAAGATTTTGATAATTACAACGCGATTTTGCGGCACCCGGTCTGCTCTACCTATCGCGAATATCGGATTTGCGGCATGGGGCCGCCTTCATCTGGCGCAACGACCGTGTTACAGATATTGGGCTCGATTGAGCGCTTTGATATGGGGGCGCTCTATGAAAAGGAACCAGCCCGCGCATGGCATGTCATAGGTGAAGCCATGCGGCTCGCTTATGCAGATCGGGAAAAATATCTGGCTGATCAGGATTTTGTTTCAGTTCCTGTCGCTGGGTTGATCGACAAGGGTTATCTCGCCAAACGTTCCCAAATGATCGCGCTACAGCGAGCACGGCCACAGACGCCAGGTATTGAGGCCTATCCTGCAGGTAATCCTCCGGGCGCCCTACCCCGTACGGCCGCTATTTCATCAGAAGTAACGGGCACGACCCATTTCACCGCGGTTGATGGCGAAGGCAATATTGCCAACATGACGTCGACTGTTGAAGGGCCGTTTGGCAGTCAATTGCTGGCCCGCGGTATGGTGCTGAACAATGAACTCACTGATTTCACTTTTGCGCCAGAGAAAAATGGTGCGCCCGTCGCCAATCGCGTGCAGGCGGGCAAGCGCCCCTTATCCTCGATGTCGCCGACGATCGTTTATGACGCGAAAGGTCAACCCATTCTCGCCCTCGGCTCGGCTGGTGGCAAACGGATCATCATGCATGTTACCAAAACACTGATCGGTGTGCTCGACTATGGATTGCCACTGAAAGATGCGATGGCGATGCCCAATATTTATTTTGGCGGATCGGGGCTCTTAATTGAAAATGATAGCGATCTCATCGCGCTGAAAGATGATCTCGCGCGTCTTGGTCATACGGTTGTTACCAACAACTTGCCGTCAAAGCTGGCCGGCGCACAAAAAACCGACAAAGGTTGGGTGGGTGCGGTTGACCCGCGCAGCACTGGCGAAGCGGTCAGCGAGCTTCCATAG
- a CDS encoding VOC family protein: protein MPIQYLHTMLRVTDPDATIKFFSLLGLEEVRRYDSEKGRFSLIFLAAPGQKEVAEVELTYNWPAEDGSSEDYDGGRNFGHLAYRVDDIYALCQTLMDAGVTINRPPRDGHMAFVRTPDNISVELLQAGDNLPVQEPWASMENIGEW from the coding sequence ATGCCGATCCAATATCTACATACCATGCTACGCGTCACCGATCCCGATGCGACGATCAAATTTTTCAGCCTTCTCGGGCTGGAAGAAGTCCGTCGCTACGATAGTGAAAAGGGGCGCTTCTCGCTAATCTTCCTCGCCGCGCCGGGGCAAAAGGAGGTTGCAGAGGTGGAATTGACCTATAATTGGCCGGCAGAAGATGGCAGCAGCGAAGATTATGATGGCGGTCGTAACTTCGGCCACCTGGCCTATCGGGTCGATGATATTTACGCGCTTTGCCAGACACTGATGGATGCCGGTGTCACAATCAACCGTCCTCCGCGTGATGGTCATATGGCATTCGTGCGGACACCCGATAACATCTCGGTTGAGCTTTTACAGGCGGGCGATAACCTGCCGGTTCAAGAGCCATGGGCTAGTATGGAAAATATTGGTGAATGGTAA
- a CDS encoding LysR family transcriptional regulator, which produces MENWDDYRFILALDRSGTTRAAASLLGVTHSTVSRRLAVINVRYGKPVFERAAGGYRKTELGAELVAAARQMEGISFSADRRRKASETELSGPITLSIPDALGQYLLLDDLVSFCRQYPDIRLSLQSSYRFVDLDRSEADVVIRSVATPPEHLVGRRLFPYALSFYCHRDYLDKTASEDRRWITSVPSSGIVTWIADSPYPDVPVGFTSDDITLRHKAVINGHGMIRGACYMSDPAPELIRLPGSPPPTPAADFWVLTHPDLKNTPRIKLLMRFLTAALLDKQALIEGRLPSV; this is translated from the coding sequence ATGGAAAATTGGGACGACTATCGATTCATATTGGCGCTTGACCGTTCCGGCACCACGCGGGCTGCGGCATCACTGTTAGGCGTTACCCACAGCACCGTTTCGCGGCGACTGGCCGTCATTAACGTACGTTACGGCAAACCGGTTTTTGAACGTGCAGCCGGTGGATATCGCAAAACAGAGTTGGGTGCAGAATTGGTCGCTGCCGCCCGGCAGATGGAGGGAATCAGCTTTTCCGCTGACCGTCGCCGCAAGGCGAGTGAGACAGAATTGTCTGGGCCGATCACCTTATCTATTCCGGACGCATTGGGACAATATCTGTTGCTCGATGATCTTGTCTCATTTTGCAGACAATATCCCGATATCAGATTGTCGCTGCAAAGCAGTTATCGTTTTGTAGATCTCGATCGATCGGAAGCAGATGTGGTGATCAGAAGTGTTGCAACTCCGCCTGAGCATCTGGTTGGTCGCCGTCTTTTCCCATATGCGCTGAGCTTTTATTGTCATCGTGATTATCTAGATAAAACAGCATCAGAGGATCGACGGTGGATCACATCGGTTCCATCGTCTGGCATAGTCACCTGGATTGCAGATAGTCCCTATCCGGATGTCCCGGTCGGATTTACGAGCGATGATATCACGCTGCGCCACAAGGCGGTTATCAATGGCCACGGTATGATACGTGGTGCCTGTTATATGAGTGATCCAGCACCTGAATTGATCCGACTGCCAGGTTCGCCGCCGCCAACCCCGGCTGCTGATTTTTGGGTGCTGACCCATCCCGATCTCAAGAATACGCCCCGCATAAAATTACTCATGCGTTTTCTGACGGCGGCATTGCTGGATAAGCAGGCGCTAATTGAAGGGCGCTTGCCTAGCGTTTGA
- a CDS encoding NAD-dependent epimerase/dehydratase family protein: protein MKLLLTGSSGWLGRFLAPKLEAIGHKVVGLDVAPGDHTHIVGSVADRSLIDKTFSDHGIEAVIHAGALHKPDIVRYPNSAFVDVNVTGTLNLLEAAVQAGHDRFIFTSTTSLMISEIIRAGRAGGAEKAFWLDEEFGPLKPRNIYGVTKISAEHLCRLYHKLHGINVAVLRTGRFFPEDDDTLEVPSGPNLKANELLNRRLTVEDAVDAHIAALDGIVGLGFETFVLSAATPFDREDCKQLVEDAPSVIAHYYPEAKALYEEKGWVLPDYIDRIYDAGKAERLLGFRGKTDFASILEALANDRPMPFHHDPSYISPKEAT, encoded by the coding sequence ATGAAGCTGCTGCTCACCGGCTCATCGGGTTGGTTGGGCAGGTTTCTGGCACCAAAGCTTGAAGCCATCGGTCACAAAGTGGTCGGCCTGGACGTCGCGCCCGGAGACCACACCCATATCGTCGGCTCGGTGGCAGATCGGTCCTTGATCGACAAGACTTTCAGCGATCATGGCATCGAAGCGGTGATCCACGCGGGCGCGCTGCATAAACCCGATATTGTCCGGTATCCGAACAGCGCCTTTGTTGATGTCAATGTCACAGGCACGCTGAACCTCTTGGAAGCGGCGGTGCAGGCTGGTCATGATCGCTTCATCTTTACTTCAACAACTTCTCTGATGATTTCCGAGATCATTCGGGCTGGCCGTGCGGGTGGGGCGGAAAAGGCGTTTTGGCTGGACGAAGAATTTGGGCCACTCAAACCGCGCAATATTTATGGCGTGACCAAAATATCGGCGGAGCATTTATGCCGCCTCTATCACAAGCTGCACGGAATCAATGTCGCGGTTTTGCGCACAGGACGCTTTTTCCCCGAGGATGATGACACGCTTGAAGTGCCAAGCGGTCCCAATCTCAAAGCCAATGAACTATTAAATCGGCGATTGACTGTTGAAGACGCCGTTGATGCACATATTGCTGCGCTGGACGGGATTGTGGGACTGGGCTTTGAGACGTTTGTTTTGTCAGCTGCAACGCCCTTTGACCGTGAAGATTGCAAGCAACTTGTCGAAGATGCGCCGTCCGTCATTGCGCACTATTATCCTGAAGCCAAAGCCTTGTATGAGGAAAAAGGCTGGGTGCTGCCGGACTATATCGACCGCATTTATGACGCGGGAAAAGCCGAGAGACTTTTGGGATTTCGAGGAAAGACCGACTTTGCCAGCATATTGGAGGCTCTGGCCAATGATCGCCCGATGCCCTTTCACCATGATCCCAGCTACATCTCTCCAAAGGAGGCCACATGA
- a CDS encoding isovaleryl-CoA dehydrogenase, producing MIATPDFDFQLGEMADQIRDTTRRFADEKISPLAQKMDRDDWFPRELWEQMGELGLHGVTVEEEDGGLGLGYLEHAIAVEEVSRGSAALGLSYGAHSNLCVNQIRRWASPEQKAKYLPKLISGEHVGSLAMSEAGAGSDVVSMKLKAEAVQGGYILNGTKFWITNSTDADTLVVYGKTRPDAGSGGITAFLIEKGMKGFSIGQKIEKVGMKGSPTAELVFDDCEVPEENVMGPINGGVGVLMSGLDYERAVLAAIPLGLMQACLDTVIPYVRERKQFGKPIGTFQLMQGKIADMYVRLNSARSYVYAVNKVCDAGQTTRFDAAGAVMYASESSVRVAEESVQALGGAGYTTDWPVERYWRDSKLLDIGAGTNEIRRMLIGRELIGGA from the coding sequence ATGATTGCTACCCCTGATTTTGATTTCCAACTTGGTGAAATGGCGGATCAAATCCGCGATACCACGCGGCGCTTTGCCGATGAGAAGATCAGCCCACTGGCTCAGAAAATGGACCGTGACGACTGGTTCCCGCGCGAGCTTTGGGAGCAGATGGGAGAGCTTGGCCTGCACGGTGTGACGGTGGAGGAAGAAGATGGCGGACTAGGCCTGGGCTATCTGGAACATGCCATCGCGGTCGAAGAGGTGAGCCGCGGCAGTGCGGCGCTGGGACTGTCCTACGGCGCGCACAGCAATCTGTGCGTCAACCAGATCCGTCGCTGGGCGTCACCGGAGCAGAAAGCGAAATATCTGCCGAAACTGATTTCCGGCGAACATGTCGGTTCGCTCGCCATGTCGGAAGCTGGCGCAGGATCGGATGTGGTTTCGATGAAACTCAAGGCCGAAGCGGTGCAGGGCGGTTATATATTGAACGGCACCAAATTTTGGATCACCAACTCGACCGACGCCGATACATTGGTGGTCTATGGCAAAACCCGGCCCGATGCGGGCTCGGGCGGCATCACGGCTTTCCTGATCGAAAAGGGCATGAAGGGTTTCTCCATCGGTCAGAAAATCGAGAAGGTCGGCATGAAGGGCAGCCCGACAGCAGAGCTGGTGTTTGACGATTGCGAAGTGCCGGAAGAAAATGTCATGGGGCCGATTAACGGTGGCGTTGGGGTACTCATGTCCGGCCTTGATTATGAGCGCGCGGTGCTGGCGGCGATCCCCTTGGGGCTAATGCAGGCCTGTCTCGATACGGTCATTCCCTATGTCCGCGAGCGCAAACAATTTGGCAAACCGATTGGGACGTTCCAGCTGATGCAGGGCAAGATTGCCGACATGTATGTCCGGCTCAACAGCGCGCGCTCCTATGTTTATGCGGTGAACAAGGTGTGTGACGCCGGTCAGACAACGCGTTTCGATGCTGCCGGTGCCGTCATGTATGCGTCCGAGAGCAGCGTTCGGGTTGCAGAAGAGTCCGTGCAGGCACTGGGAGGAGCCGGTTATACAACCGATTGGCCGGTGGAACGTTACTGGCGCGATTCCAAATTGCTCGACATCGGCGCGGGGACGAATGAAATCCGCCGGATGCTGATCGGGCGCGAATTAATCGGAGGCGCTTGA
- a CDS encoding AMP-dependent synthetase/ligase: protein MFFHRASEGGDKPFLSAKIDGEWQATSWAEAARQVAALAKSFKKLGLKPGDRIMLVSDNCPQWCIADLAIMAAECITVPTYTTNTPNDHQHILDNSGAKAVIVSDQKLAQNLIPSVIKSADADIVIGMSDLRIGQSGDFAIHQWNDLIQGTDEDVAEITAQIASVKRDDTACIIYTSGTGGKPRGVMQPHGAILHNVKGPAEVIENDFGWDDEVFLSFLPLSHAYEHSAGQFFPIGLGAQIFYSEGLEKLASNIEEVRPTIMVVVPRLFEVLRTRLIKTVEKQGKMPRYLLGKALAMGERAADGKKRKRDKPMDIFLNRTLRPKVQKRFGGRIKAMVSGGAPLNPDIGVFFQSLGLTLLQGYGQTESGPIVACNRPRTGLKMDTVGPPMIDTEVKIADDGEILVRGELVMKGYWRNQAETDRVIKDGWLHTGDIGLIDEAGRIAITDRKKDLIVNDKGENVAPQKVEGMLTLQPEILQAMIIGDKRPYMVGLVVPDPEWALEWSRAEGMPYDFLKLQANPMFKSAVREAVDRVNKNLTVTEKVRRFEFADEPFAIENEELTPSMKIRRHVIRERYEERLGALYKK from the coding sequence ATGTTTTTTCATCGTGCTAGCGAAGGTGGTGACAAACCTTTTTTGAGCGCAAAAATAGACGGGGAATGGCAAGCCACTAGTTGGGCAGAGGCCGCACGACAGGTCGCGGCTTTAGCCAAATCCTTCAAAAAACTGGGACTGAAACCGGGCGACAGGATCATGTTGGTATCCGACAATTGTCCCCAATGGTGCATTGCCGATCTCGCCATCATGGCCGCAGAGTGCATCACGGTCCCAACCTACACCACCAACACGCCCAATGATCACCAGCATATTCTTGACAATAGCGGCGCGAAGGCGGTGATCGTTTCGGACCAGAAACTGGCGCAAAATCTTATCCCGTCAGTTATCAAGTCGGCAGATGCAGATATCGTAATCGGCATGTCAGATCTTCGCATCGGTCAATCCGGCGATTTTGCCATCCATCAATGGAATGACTTGATCCAAGGTACGGATGAAGATGTGGCCGAAATCACGGCCCAGATTGCCAGTGTAAAACGCGATGATACGGCCTGTATTATCTATACCAGCGGTACAGGCGGGAAACCGCGCGGTGTGATGCAGCCACATGGCGCTATCCTTCATAATGTGAAGGGCCCTGCTGAGGTTATTGAGAATGATTTTGGCTGGGACGACGAAGTATTTCTTTCCTTCCTGCCGCTCAGCCATGCTTATGAACATAGCGCTGGTCAATTTTTTCCCATCGGCCTTGGCGCGCAAATTTTTTATTCAGAGGGACTCGAAAAACTGGCCTCCAACATTGAAGAGGTCCGTCCAACCATCATGGTCGTGGTTCCGCGCCTTTTCGAGGTTCTGCGAACGCGATTGATCAAAACGGTTGAGAAGCAGGGCAAAATGCCGCGCTATCTGCTCGGCAAAGCACTGGCTATGGGCGAACGGGCAGCGGACGGCAAAAAGCGCAAGCGTGACAAACCGATGGATATTTTCCTGAACAGAACGCTCCGCCCCAAAGTCCAGAAACGTTTTGGCGGCCGTATCAAGGCAATGGTTTCAGGCGGAGCGCCGCTGAACCCCGACATCGGTGTATTTTTTCAGTCTCTTGGCCTGACTTTGTTGCAAGGCTATGGGCAAACCGAGTCCGGCCCCATCGTGGCGTGCAACCGCCCCCGCACAGGTTTGAAGATGGACACGGTTGGTCCGCCCATGATCGACACCGAGGTCAAAATTGCCGACGATGGCGAGATTTTGGTTCGCGGTGAATTGGTGATGAAAGGCTATTGGCGCAATCAGGCAGAAACAGATCGGGTTATCAAAGACGGTTGGTTACATACGGGTGATATCGGCTTGATCGACGAGGCCGGACGCATAGCAATCACGGATCGCAAGAAAGATCTGATCGTCAACGACAAGGGTGAAAATGTCGCACCACAGAAGGTTGAGGGCATGTTGACTCTGCAGCCAGAGATTTTGCAAGCCATGATCATCGGCGACAAACGCCCTTACATGGTAGGTCTGGTCGTTCCCGATCCGGAATGGGCATTGGAATGGTCGCGTGCAGAAGGCATGCCTTATGACTTCCTGAAACTGCAGGCCAATCCTATGTTCAAATCAGCCGTGAGAGAAGCTGTGGACCGGGTTAACAAGAACCTGACCGTTACCGAGAAGGTCCGCCGGTTTGAATTTGCCGATGAACCTTTTGCGATTGAAAACGAAGAACTGACGCCGAGCATGAAAATCCGGCGTCATGTCATTCGTGAGCGCTATGAGGAACGTCTAGGCGCACTTTACAAAAAATAA
- a CDS encoding SIMPL domain-containing protein has product MADNVEDTKFLDKKNNVMLASAGLLTIGLIAGGYLLGDGLLRSKMADRSVTVRGLAEREVTADLATWTIAYSAQSTNLAEAQADMDRDTAAIGKFFTELGFKADALKPTGANVNQYSSNGIPRYTIRQRLSLRTNDIEKAQAAVARQFDLVRRGVVLEDGSGMSYTFTKLDEIKPEMVAEATKDARKSAEQFAEDSGTDVGGIKSATQGYFSINSRDGDGGGYGVTDTPYKKVRVVTTVNFYLD; this is encoded by the coding sequence ATGGCTGATAATGTTGAAGACACCAAATTTCTGGACAAGAAGAATAATGTAATGCTGGCCAGCGCAGGATTGCTGACCATCGGACTAATCGCTGGCGGTTATCTTTTGGGTGACGGGTTGCTGCGTTCCAAAATGGCGGATCGGAGCGTTACCGTGCGCGGTCTTGCCGAGCGAGAAGTCACTGCCGATCTCGCGACTTGGACCATCGCCTACAGCGCGCAAAGCACGAACCTTGCCGAGGCGCAGGCGGATATGGACCGGGACACCGCCGCGATCGGTAAATTTTTCACCGAACTGGGTTTCAAGGCGGATGCCCTGAAACCTACCGGTGCTAATGTGAACCAGTATAGCAGCAATGGCATCCCTCGATACACTATCCGACAACGCCTCTCGCTACGCACCAATGATATCGAAAAAGCGCAAGCTGCCGTTGCTCGGCAATTTGATCTCGTGCGGCGGGGCGTTGTACTCGAAGACGGTTCAGGCATGAGCTATACCTTTACCAAGCTTGACGAAATCAAGCCGGAAATGGTGGCCGAGGCGACCAAGGATGCGCGTAAATCAGCCGAACAATTTGCGGAGGATAGCGGCACCGATGTCGGTGGTATCAAATCCGCGACACAGGGCTATTTCTCGATTAATTCACGCGATGGCGATGGCGGCGGCTATGGTGTGACTGATACGCCCTATAAAAAGGTCCGGGTTGTAACGACGGTGAATTTCTATCTCGATTGA